The Candidatus Zixiibacteriota bacterium genome includes a window with the following:
- the serS gene encoding serine--tRNA ligase: MLDLKQIRENPEAVKAGIATKNDKSDIDAILEMDANRRELIKQGEALKGERNRASAEIGKKKKAGEPADEAVAAMREVGQKIASLDKQLREIDDKLRKALAWIPNLPHKDAPVGVDESTNVVVRTWGEIPKRDFKVLPHWEVGEKLGILDLAAGARISGSGFFVLRGLGARLQRALISYMLDMHTADGFVEYTVPYVVTTDTMFGTGQLPKLEEDMYKTACEDDDLFLIPTGEVPLTNIFKQQILDYQQLPVYMVTHTPCFRREAGAAGKDTRGMMRVHQFDKVELVKIVRPETSYDEHDSLTAQAEKVLQELQLPYRVADLATGDLSFAAARCYDLELWAPGVERWLEISSISNFEDFQARRMNCRFRDENKKVLFPHTINGSGVALARLIPAILENYQNEDGTVTIPEVLCPYMGGADKIG, translated from the coding sequence ATGCTTGACCTGAAACAGATACGCGAGAACCCTGAGGCTGTAAAAGCCGGGATCGCTACAAAAAACGATAAATCCGATATTGACGCCATCCTTGAGATGGATGCCAACCGCCGCGAACTCATCAAACAGGGCGAAGCCCTCAAAGGCGAACGCAATCGGGCGTCAGCAGAAATCGGTAAGAAGAAAAAAGCTGGTGAGCCGGCCGACGAAGCAGTGGCCGCGATGCGTGAAGTGGGACAGAAAATTGCATCGTTGGATAAGCAGCTTCGGGAGATCGACGACAAGCTCCGCAAGGCGTTGGCCTGGATTCCTAATCTTCCCCACAAAGATGCGCCGGTTGGAGTCGATGAGTCGACCAATGTGGTCGTGCGGACTTGGGGAGAGATTCCCAAAAGAGATTTCAAGGTTCTACCACATTGGGAGGTAGGGGAGAAGTTGGGCATCCTTGATTTGGCCGCCGGGGCGCGTATATCCGGGTCGGGTTTCTTTGTTCTGCGCGGATTGGGGGCGCGTTTGCAGAGGGCGCTTATTAGTTACATGCTCGATATGCACACCGCTGATGGGTTTGTCGAATATACGGTGCCTTACGTCGTCACAACCGACACAATGTTCGGAACGGGTCAGTTGCCCAAGCTCGAAGAGGATATGTACAAGACGGCTTGCGAAGATGATGACCTCTTCTTGATACCAACCGGCGAAGTTCCGCTGACGAATATATTCAAGCAGCAGATTCTCGATTATCAGCAGTTGCCGGTATACATGGTGACCCATACGCCATGTTTTCGTCGTGAAGCGGGGGCGGCCGGCAAGGATACTCGCGGGATGATGCGAGTGCATCAGTTTGACAAAGTCGAGCTGGTCAAGATCGTGCGCCCGGAGACATCTTATGACGAACACGACAGCTTGACCGCCCAAGCGGAAAAAGTACTTCAGGAGTTGCAATTGCCGTATCGAGTCGCCGACCTGGCCACCGGTGACCTTTCGTTTGCGGCGGCTCGTTGTTATGACCTGGAGTTGTGGGCGCCTGGTGTGGAACGCTGGCTGGAGATTTCCTCGATTTCCAATTTCGAGGATTTTCAGGCGCGAAGGATGAATTGCCGGTTCCGGGACGAGAACAAGAAAGTACTTTTCCCTCACACGATTAACGGATCAGGTGTAGCTCTGGCGAGATTGATCCCGGCTATCCTCGAGAATTATCAGAACGAAGATGGCACGGTTACAATCCCAGAAGTCCTTTGTCCGTACATGGGTGGAGCAGACAAGATAGGCTGA
- a CDS encoding HAMP domain-containing histidine kinase: MAQNASRSGLVDRLYIGKSTFFKVFLLLGVAIISVIFIWYTLEVIEQLKIGTRSQVDKYVKMWQMAANSPTSGQELQFIFDEIIVKADFPIIVLDGDNEPIHWRNIDGVSPTDYSPENLKLLREEAQQMMERNGAIPLMFGEDEVSYFCYGDTLAIRQLTLMPYIEIGIVLAFLAVAFIGFQNIKRSEERHIWIGMAKETAHQLGTPISSLMGWVEVMTGEAELSENLSDEEHARLKEAMSNMSVDITRLNRIANRFGQIGSVPEVNQCDMNQLVLDTVEYYRRRLPFEGKGIAICLQTNKLPPLCVNAELFSWALENLLKNSIQAVDSRTGRIDISTELDQSGKFAIVSLTDNGPGISPAMARKVFRAGFTTKKRGWGLGLTLVKRIVEEYHGGRIILKRSQPGQTVFEITLPVVTGSKG; the protein is encoded by the coding sequence ATGGCACAGAACGCGAGCAGATCAGGGCTGGTGGATCGACTTTATATAGGCAAGTCGACATTTTTCAAGGTGTTTCTGTTGCTCGGAGTGGCGATCATATCGGTCATTTTCATCTGGTACACTCTGGAAGTAATCGAACAACTTAAGATCGGCACTCGCTCACAGGTTGACAAGTATGTCAAGATGTGGCAGATGGCGGCCAACTCGCCAACTTCAGGACAGGAACTCCAGTTCATATTCGATGAGATTATTGTCAAAGCGGATTTCCCAATTATCGTACTCGATGGGGACAATGAACCAATCCACTGGCGCAATATCGATGGTGTCTCTCCCACCGACTATTCTCCTGAGAACCTTAAGCTCCTCAGAGAAGAAGCACAACAAATGATGGAACGGAACGGGGCTATACCTTTGATGTTCGGAGAAGACGAAGTTAGCTATTTCTGCTATGGCGATACGCTTGCGATTCGACAGTTAACTTTGATGCCGTATATCGAGATTGGAATTGTGCTGGCTTTTCTGGCGGTTGCTTTCATTGGTTTTCAGAACATCAAGCGAAGTGAAGAGCGTCATATTTGGATCGGGATGGCAAAGGAAACAGCCCACCAACTGGGTACGCCGATATCTTCGCTGATGGGCTGGGTCGAGGTGATGACCGGCGAGGCGGAATTGTCGGAGAACCTCAGTGATGAAGAACACGCCCGTCTTAAGGAGGCCATGAGCAACATGTCGGTGGACATCACACGCCTGAATCGGATAGCAAACCGTTTCGGCCAGATCGGATCGGTACCGGAAGTCAACCAGTGTGATATGAATCAGTTGGTGTTGGATACGGTCGAATATTATCGCCGCCGGCTGCCCTTTGAAGGCAAGGGGATAGCAATCTGTTTACAGACGAACAAATTACCGCCTCTGTGTGTCAATGCCGAACTGTTCAGTTGGGCGCTGGAGAACCTGCTCAAAAACTCCATTCAGGCGGTTGACTCAAGGACGGGTCGGATCGACATCTCGACTGAGCTTGATCAATCGGGGAAGTTTGCTATCGTGAGTCTGACCGATAACGGTCCGGGTATTTCGCCTGCGATGGCCCGCAAAGTGTTCAGGGCCGGGTTCACGACGAAAAAGCGCGGCTGGGGACTGGGATTGACACTTGTTAAACGCATTGTGGAAGAATATCATGGCGGACGAATTATACTCAAGAGATCACAGCCCGGGCAAACAGTGTTTGAGATCACGCTTCCGGTAGTCACAGGTAGTAAGGGATAA
- a CDS encoding bifunctional response regulator/alkaline phosphatase family protein has protein sequence MASNEDKKQILWVDDEIDSLKPHILFLEQRGYEMSTAMSGDDAIELVRDRQFDLVLLDEMMPGKDGLSTLEEIKDINPHLPVVMVTKSEEETLMDEAIGQRIDDYLVKPVIPSQVLLVIKRILDARKIISGSSMKRYMTEINRFNQRLFGPMEPEDWYDAARILAHWNLELDANADVGLEETLAGTRKEWNNEFTKSIESNYQPWLHSDTRPVLSPDIVGKHVVPRLKKKEKVCLIVVDCMRLDQWMLVEPLLAEYYGIERHYYYSMLPSATPFARNALFAGLFPDEIHRVYPDNYGSHDEGSLNRMEDRLLEDNLARNGIRLKQKPRYVKIFNNTEGEAVAKRVADYYNSPMVTFVFNFLDILAHGRSSNVILREIAGSEAAFRSLMKSWFIHSPLFTILKAFASQDYTVIVTTDHGSVHCHRGTMAHGKRSTSTNLRYKYGDNLKSDPNDSILIKKPQAWRLPSFGVATTYILAKEDFFFVYPNNYNEMVRQFQDSFQHGGISLEEMVVPLAVLTPR, from the coding sequence ATGGCATCAAACGAAGATAAGAAGCAGATCCTGTGGGTCGATGACGAGATCGACTCGCTCAAACCGCACATCCTCTTTCTGGAGCAACGCGGCTATGAGATGTCGACGGCCATGTCCGGTGATGATGCCATCGAGTTGGTCCGCGACAGGCAGTTTGATCTGGTGTTGCTCGATGAGATGATGCCCGGCAAAGACGGTCTGTCCACGCTGGAGGAAATCAAGGACATCAATCCCCACCTGCCGGTCGTGATGGTCACCAAGTCGGAGGAAGAAACCCTTATGGACGAGGCCATCGGGCAGAGAATAGATGATTACCTCGTCAAACCGGTTATCCCGTCTCAGGTACTGCTGGTCATCAAGCGGATTCTGGATGCCCGTAAGATTATCAGCGGCTCCTCCATGAAGCGTTATATGACGGAGATCAATCGCTTCAACCAGCGATTGTTCGGCCCGATGGAACCGGAGGATTGGTACGATGCGGCACGCATTCTGGCCCATTGGAATCTCGAGCTTGATGCCAACGCCGATGTCGGCCTGGAGGAGACTCTGGCAGGTACACGCAAGGAATGGAACAACGAGTTCACAAAGTCGATTGAGAGCAACTACCAGCCCTGGCTTCATAGCGATACCCGTCCGGTTCTCTCACCTGATATTGTTGGCAAGCATGTAGTGCCGCGACTGAAGAAGAAGGAAAAGGTTTGTCTCATCGTCGTTGATTGCATGCGTCTGGACCAGTGGATGTTGGTCGAGCCGTTATTGGCGGAGTACTATGGAATTGAACGGCACTATTATTATTCAATGCTCCCCAGCGCTACTCCGTTCGCCCGAAATGCTTTGTTCGCGGGACTGTTTCCCGACGAAATACACCGCGTCTATCCCGACAACTATGGAAGTCACGATGAAGGTTCGCTCAACCGGATGGAAGATCGCCTATTGGAAGACAATCTGGCTCGTAATGGCATTCGCCTGAAGCAAAAACCCCGTTACGTCAAGATTTTCAACAACACCGAGGGTGAGGCGGTGGCCAAACGAGTTGCGGATTACTACAACAGCCCCATGGTTACCTTTGTGTTTAATTTCCTTGATATCCTTGCTCATGGCCGTTCGAGCAATGTCATCCTTCGGGAGATTGCCGGCAGCGAGGCGGCCTTTCGGTCCCTGATGAAAAGTTGGTTTATTCACTCCCCATTGTTCACGATTCTGAAGGCATTTGCCAGTCAGGATTACACTGTCATAGTAACCACCGATCATGGTTCGGTCCATTGTCACCGTGGCACAATGGCACATGGCAAACGATCAACCTCGACCAACTTGCGCTACAAGTATGGTGACAATCTCAAATCCGATCCCAATGATTCCATTCTAATCAAGAAACCCCAGGCTTGGCGTTTGCCATCGTTTGGCGTTGCTACAACCTATATCCTTGCCAAGGAGGATTTCTTCTTCGTATACCCGAACAATTACAACGAAATGGTGCGCCAATTCCAGGACTCGTTCCAGCACGGTGGGATTTCACTGGAAGAAATGGTCGTTCCGCTGGCGGTGCTGACTCCGAGGTAA
- the tsaE gene encoding tRNA (adenosine(37)-N6)-threonylcarbamoyltransferase complex ATPase subunit type 1 TsaE produces MRQVLNVISHNEDETLGLAEKIGLFFKPGDVVVLTGPLGAGKTVFVRGLARALQIDENLVKSPSFTIVNEYPGSGRHLYHFDLYRLINVSELNEIGWDDYLQRGGVVVVEWGEKGGDLIPLPYYRVRIRIIDDNQREIDIAVREQ; encoded by the coding sequence ATGCGACAGGTTCTCAATGTGATCTCACACAATGAAGATGAAACTCTTGGTCTGGCCGAAAAGATTGGACTCTTTTTCAAACCGGGCGATGTAGTGGTGCTAACCGGCCCACTCGGTGCCGGGAAAACGGTCTTTGTGCGTGGGTTGGCGCGCGCGCTTCAAATCGACGAGAACCTCGTGAAATCCCCTTCGTTTACAATTGTCAACGAATACCCCGGCAGCGGTCGGCACCTGTACCACTTTGACCTCTACCGGCTGATCAATGTCAGTGAGCTGAATGAAATCGGCTGGGATGATTACCTGCAGCGGGGCGGGGTCGTGGTTGTGGAATGGGGTGAGAAAGGCGGCGACTTGATTCCCCTGCCGTATTACCGGGTAAGAATACGCATCATTGATGACAACCAACGAGAGATAGACATAGCGGTCAGGGAACAATGA
- the tsaB gene encoding tRNA (adenosine(37)-N6)-threonylcarbamoyltransferase complex dimerization subunit type 1 TsaB, whose amino-acid sequence MNNVSARILLGIDTSSRYLRLGLTFGGDRLVQSNEESERSHGQFIIKKIGELFQSASLQPAALEGIVVCVGPGSFTGLRIGLAAAKGMVTALDIPLVPVTVFEIAAFRLRHVKETVHVVIPLNRDECIVGPVKDGDCEQELARVVKYNQLFETVGNDAVAAMGFLLHERYPEVPVVDYTDQLDWQAADLLHLGREKLLKGEIADPAILEPLYLQKSQAEIRFEERQQKD is encoded by the coding sequence ATGAATAACGTTTCCGCAAGAATATTACTTGGTATTGACACCTCCAGTCGCTATCTGCGACTGGGGCTGACCTTTGGCGGTGATCGGCTGGTGCAATCGAACGAAGAGTCAGAGCGGTCACACGGGCAGTTCATCATAAAGAAGATCGGTGAACTATTTCAGTCCGCCTCGCTACAACCAGCGGCTCTTGAGGGAATCGTGGTTTGTGTCGGACCGGGCTCTTTTACGGGGTTGCGTATTGGCCTGGCTGCCGCCAAGGGGATGGTCACCGCCCTTGATATCCCGCTTGTACCGGTCACCGTTTTCGAAATTGCAGCTTTTCGGCTACGGCATGTGAAGGAAACAGTCCATGTCGTCATACCACTCAATCGAGACGAGTGTATTGTGGGGCCTGTCAAGGACGGGGATTGCGAGCAAGAACTGGCACGGGTTGTAAAGTACAACCAGTTGTTCGAGACCGTAGGTAATGATGCCGTTGCCGCAATGGGGTTTCTGCTTCACGAGCGTTATCCTGAAGTACCGGTCGTGGACTATACCGACCAGCTTGATTGGCAGGCGGCCGATCTCCTGCACTTGGGCAGAGAGAAGTTACTTAAGGGAGAAATCGCCGATCCCGCTATTCTGGAACCGTTGTATCTTCAGAAATCACAAGCAGAGATACGCTTTGAAGAACGCCAACAAAAGGACTGA
- the rimI gene encoding ribosomal protein S18-alanine N-acetyltransferase, protein MTVEDMSQIMALERQIFSDAWPQSTFTDQLGAEDWFSEVMVLGQTIIGYSCSAVLGAEMHLTNIAVAVEHRRKSVARRLLESILCRATKSGCEYVLLEVRPSNKEALAFYDKHGFDTQCRCPGYYHSPNEDALVLIRHLNIDY, encoded by the coding sequence ATGACCGTAGAGGATATGTCGCAGATTATGGCTCTGGAGCGGCAAATATTCTCTGATGCATGGCCGCAGTCAACTTTTACCGACCAGCTAGGGGCAGAGGATTGGTTCAGTGAAGTAATGGTTCTCGGTCAAACCATTATCGGTTATTCCTGTTCGGCGGTGTTGGGTGCCGAGATGCATTTGACGAACATTGCCGTGGCGGTTGAACATCGAAGAAAATCGGTTGCGCGACGGCTTCTGGAAAGTATCTTGTGTCGAGCAACGAAGAGTGGTTGCGAGTATGTGCTATTGGAGGTGCGACCCAGTAACAAGGAAGCTCTGGCCTTCTATGATAAGCATGGTTTCGACACACAGTGTCGGTGTCCCGGCTATTATCATAGTCCGAACGAGGATGCTCTGGTTCTGATTCGTCACCTGAACATCGACTATTGA
- the accD gene encoding acetyl-CoA carboxylase, carboxyltransferase subunit beta, whose product MAWFRKSKQGLPTQEKRNIPEGIWSKCKSCGEVVYGKKMEELLWVCPTCDFHFRIPSQKYISLLLDDGQLEEYDRELTGGDPLKFKDSKKYPDRIKAAQQKSGLPEGVISGIGTMGGLEVSFAIMNFQFIGGSMGSVVGEKIARAIDRAINQEIPLVIVSSSGGARMQEGILSLMQMAKTSALLAVLHEKKIPFISVLTNPTMAGVMASYASLGDVIIAEPKALLGFAGPRVIQQTIGQDLPEGFQSSEFFQDKGFLDKIVNRKDLRDTIIALLKFMWRK is encoded by the coding sequence ATGGCATGGTTTAGAAAATCAAAGCAAGGTCTCCCGACGCAGGAGAAAAGAAATATCCCGGAAGGGATATGGTCCAAGTGCAAATCATGCGGCGAGGTCGTTTATGGAAAGAAAATGGAAGAGCTTCTGTGGGTCTGCCCGACCTGTGATTTCCACTTTCGAATACCGAGCCAGAAGTATATCAGTCTGCTGCTCGACGACGGTCAACTGGAGGAATACGATCGTGAATTGACCGGTGGAGATCCACTCAAGTTTAAGGATTCCAAGAAGTACCCTGATCGTATCAAGGCGGCCCAGCAGAAAAGTGGTCTGCCGGAAGGCGTGATTTCAGGAATAGGTACTATGGGTGGTCTTGAGGTATCATTTGCCATCATGAATTTCCAGTTCATTGGCGGTTCTATGGGTTCGGTCGTGGGGGAGAAAATCGCCCGAGCGATTGACAGAGCTATAAATCAGGAAATCCCTCTGGTGATAGTCTCCAGTTCTGGCGGTGCCCGGATGCAGGAAGGTATTCTGTCACTGATGCAGATGGCCAAAACATCGGCCTTATTGGCAGTCCTTCACGAGAAGAAAATCCCCTTCATCTCAGTCCTGACCAACCCCACCATGGCCGGCGTTATGGCCTCCTATGCATCATTAGGGGACGTTATCATAGCCGAACCGAAGGCGCTGTTGGGATTCGCCGGTCCGCGCGTAATCCAGCAGACGATTGGCCAGGATTTGCCAGAGGGGTTCCAATCGTCCGAGTTTTTCCAGGACAAAGGATTCCTTGACAAGATCGTTAATCGGAAGGACCTCCGCGATACTATTATCGCCTTGCTGAAATTCATGT